One segment of Vibrio mimicus DNA contains the following:
- the lysC gene encoding lysine-sensitive aspartokinase 3 translates to MSTFNVAKFGGTSVANFDAMSRCSAIIENNPQTRLVVSSACSGVTNLLVELANGVASAERRQAILQQLADIHYVIIDQLADPTRVEKEVKAVLDSVASAAEAASFQSSKKLTDHLVACGELISTYILTQLMRERGVDAVRFDIREVLRTDDNYGRAEPQLAEITQLAKEKLVPLCEQYVVVTQGFIGSDAQGNTTTLGRGGSDYSAALIAEAVQACGLEIWTDVPGIYSTDPRIAPKAAPIPEISFSEASEMANFGAKILHPSTLLPAVRHGIPVFVGSSKEPEKGGTWIRKQVESAPLYRALALRCNQTMVTLRSAQMFHAYGFLAKVFEILAKHKISVDLITTSEISVSLTLDKTDTSGGAPELPEAVRAELEELCTVEVEYNLCLIALIGNKMKESRGYAKQVFGVLEDYNLRMICYGASAHNLCFLLHESVSKQAVQKLHKELFEQE, encoded by the coding sequence GTGAGCACATTTAACGTCGCCAAATTTGGTGGTACTAGTGTCGCCAACTTTGATGCAATGAGCCGTTGTTCGGCCATTATCGAAAACAATCCACAAACACGCTTAGTGGTCAGCAGCGCCTGCTCTGGCGTGACCAATTTATTGGTCGAACTGGCCAATGGTGTTGCTTCTGCTGAACGCCGCCAAGCGATTTTGCAACAACTGGCTGATATCCATTATGTGATTATCGACCAGCTCGCCGATCCAACCCGCGTCGAGAAAGAAGTCAAAGCCGTACTAGATTCCGTGGCGAGTGCTGCAGAAGCCGCCTCATTTCAATCGAGCAAAAAACTGACCGACCATTTGGTCGCGTGTGGCGAGCTGATCTCTACTTATATCTTGACTCAACTGATGCGCGAGCGTGGTGTCGATGCGGTACGTTTCGACATTCGTGAAGTGCTACGCACGGATGATAACTATGGTCGTGCCGAACCACAACTGGCAGAAATCACTCAATTAGCCAAAGAAAAACTAGTTCCATTATGTGAGCAGTATGTCGTGGTGACTCAAGGCTTTATTGGCTCTGATGCCCAAGGCAATACAACGACCTTAGGCCGCGGCGGTAGTGATTATTCAGCCGCTTTGATTGCCGAAGCCGTGCAAGCTTGTGGCTTGGAAATTTGGACTGACGTACCGGGGATCTACAGTACCGATCCACGCATTGCACCGAAAGCCGCTCCGATCCCAGAGATCAGCTTTAGTGAAGCATCAGAAATGGCCAATTTTGGTGCCAAAATCCTGCATCCATCCACCTTGCTTCCAGCCGTGCGTCATGGCATTCCGGTGTTTGTTGGTTCTTCAAAAGAACCAGAAAAAGGCGGCACTTGGATCCGTAAACAAGTCGAAAGCGCGCCACTGTATCGCGCACTTGCACTACGCTGTAATCAAACCATGGTGACACTGCGTAGCGCGCAGATGTTCCATGCTTACGGTTTCCTCGCCAAAGTGTTCGAAATTCTCGCCAAGCATAAAATTTCGGTCGATCTGATCACCACATCAGAGATCAGCGTGTCGCTGACACTGGATAAAACCGATACCTCCGGTGGTGCTCCTGAATTGCCAGAGGCAGTGCGCGCCGAGTTGGAAGAACTGTGTACGGTAGAAGTGGAATACAACCTGTGCTTGATTGCCTTAATTGGTAACAAGATGAAAGAGAGCCGCGGCTACGCAAAACAAGTGTTCGGCGTGCTGGAAGATTACAATCTACGCATGATCTGTTATGGCGCCAGCGCACATAACCTCTGCTTCTTGCTGCATGAATCTGTCTCTAAGCAAGCGGTGCAGAAGCTGCATAAAGAGCTGTTTGAGCAAGAATAA
- the metH gene encoding methionine synthase — protein sequence MGIEVRQQLEQQLKQRILLIDGGMGTMIQSYKLQEEDYRGARFADWHCDLKGNNDLLVLTQPQIIKDIHSAYLEAGADILETNTFNSTTIAMADYDMQSLSDEINFAAAKLAREVADEWTTKDPSRPRYVAGVLGPTNRTCSISPDVNDPGFRNVTFDQLVQAYSESTRALIKGGSDLILIETIFDTLNAKACAFAVDSVFEELGISLPVMISGTITDASGRTLSGQTTEAFYNALRHVRPISFGLNCALGPDELRQYVEELSRISECYVSAHPNAGLPNAFGEYDLSAEEMAEHIAEWAQAGFLNLVGGCCGTTPEHIAAIAKAVEGVKPRPLPELKVECRLSGLEPLNIGPETLFVNVGERTNVTGSARFKRLIKEEQYDEALDVAREQVENGAQIIDINMDEGMLDAEACMVRFLNLCASEPEISKVPVMVDSSKWEVIEAGLKCIQGKGIVNSISLKEGKEKFIAQAKLVRRYGAAVIVMAFDEVGQADTRERKLEICSRAYHILVDEVGFPPEDIIFDPNIFAVATGIDEHNNYALDFINAVADIKRELPHAMISGGVSNVSFSFRGNNYVREAIHAVFLYHCFKHGMDMGIVNAGQLEIYDNVPLKLREAVEDVILNRRHDGTERLLEIAEAYRENSVSKEEDASALEWRTWPVAKRLEHALVKGITEFIVQDTEEARQQASKPLEVIEGPLMDGMNVVGDLFGEGKMFLPQVVKSARVMKQAVAYLEPFINAQKSGSTSNGKILLATVKGDVHDIGKNIVGVVLQCNNFEIIDLGVMVPCEQILKVAREQNVDIIGLSGLITPSLDEMVHVAKEMERQGFDLPLLIGGATTSKAHTAVKIEQNYHAPVVYVNNASRAVGVCTSLLSDELRPGFIERLDLDYERTRDQHARKTPKSRPVTLEQARANKAAIDWMSYTPPVPAKPGVHVFENIALATLRPYIDWTPFFMTWSLMGKYPAILEHEEVGEEAKRLFHDANALLDKVEREGLLKASGMCALFPAASVGDDIEVYSDESRTQVAHVLYNLRQQTEKPKGANYCLSDYVAPKESGKRDWIGAFAVTGGIGERALADAYKAQGDDYNAIMIQAVADRLAEAFAEYLHEKMRKEIWGYASDENLSNDELIRERYQGIRPAPGYPACPEHTEKATLWQMLNVEETIGMSLTTSYAMWPGASVSGWYFSHPDSRYFAVAQIQQDQLHSYAERKGWSLQEAEKWLAPNLDA from the coding sequence GTGGGAATAGAAGTAAGACAGCAACTTGAGCAACAATTGAAACAGCGTATCCTACTGATTGATGGTGGAATGGGTACTATGATTCAGAGTTATAAGTTACAAGAGGAAGACTATCGTGGTGCACGATTCGCGGATTGGCACTGTGATCTAAAAGGAAATAACGACCTCTTAGTGCTTACTCAGCCACAAATCATTAAAGATATTCACTCGGCTTATCTTGAAGCTGGGGCGGATATTCTCGAAACCAACACGTTTAACTCCACCACGATTGCCATGGCTGACTATGACATGCAATCGCTCAGTGACGAGATTAACTTTGCTGCTGCCAAACTAGCGCGTGAAGTCGCCGATGAGTGGACAACCAAAGACCCTAGCAGACCTCGTTATGTTGCCGGCGTGCTTGGGCCAACCAATCGTACTTGTTCGATCTCTCCAGATGTGAACGATCCGGGATTTCGTAATGTCACATTTGATCAACTTGTGCAGGCGTATTCGGAGTCTACCCGCGCTTTGATCAAGGGTGGTAGTGATCTGATCTTGATTGAAACTATCTTCGATACACTCAATGCCAAAGCCTGTGCGTTTGCGGTCGATAGCGTATTTGAAGAGCTGGGCATCAGCTTACCTGTGATGATTTCCGGCACGATTACCGATGCGTCTGGGCGAACTCTGTCAGGACAGACAACGGAAGCTTTCTACAACGCCTTGCGTCATGTACGGCCGATTTCGTTTGGCTTGAACTGTGCGTTAGGCCCTGATGAGCTGCGCCAGTATGTGGAAGAGCTTTCACGCATTTCAGAATGCTATGTTTCCGCGCACCCGAATGCGGGACTACCCAACGCGTTTGGTGAATACGATCTCTCTGCCGAAGAGATGGCGGAGCATATTGCGGAATGGGCACAAGCGGGCTTTCTTAACTTAGTCGGTGGTTGCTGTGGTACCACTCCTGAGCATATCGCTGCCATTGCCAAAGCAGTAGAAGGGGTGAAACCAAGACCTTTGCCCGAGCTGAAAGTGGAATGTCGTCTTTCGGGGTTAGAGCCGCTGAATATTGGCCCTGAAACACTGTTTGTTAACGTGGGGGAACGGACTAACGTCACCGGTTCAGCGCGTTTTAAGCGTTTAATTAAAGAAGAGCAATACGATGAAGCTTTGGATGTCGCGCGTGAGCAGGTAGAAAACGGCGCGCAGATCATCGATATCAACATGGATGAAGGCATGTTGGATGCGGAGGCCTGCATGGTGCGCTTCCTTAATCTGTGTGCCTCTGAACCAGAAATCTCCAAGGTTCCGGTGATGGTCGACTCCTCGAAATGGGAAGTCATTGAAGCGGGTCTGAAATGCATTCAGGGTAAAGGCATCGTCAACTCTATTTCGCTGAAAGAAGGTAAAGAGAAGTTTATTGCTCAAGCCAAATTGGTGCGCCGCTACGGTGCCGCCGTGATTGTGATGGCGTTTGACGAAGTTGGCCAAGCCGATACCCGTGAGCGCAAATTGGAGATCTGTAGTCGGGCTTACCACATTCTGGTCGATGAGGTGGGTTTCCCACCGGAAGATATTATTTTCGACCCTAACATCTTTGCCGTTGCGACCGGAATTGATGAGCACAATAACTATGCGTTGGATTTCATTAATGCGGTGGCAGACATTAAGCGTGAACTGCCGCATGCGATGATTTCTGGCGGAGTGTCTAACGTTTCCTTCTCTTTCCGCGGCAACAACTATGTGCGTGAAGCGATCCATGCTGTTTTCCTTTATCACTGCTTCAAACACGGTATGGACATGGGGATTGTCAACGCAGGGCAGCTTGAAATCTACGATAACGTGCCGCTGAAACTGCGCGAGGCAGTGGAAGATGTAATCCTCAATCGACGTCACGATGGCACGGAAAGATTGCTTGAGATCGCCGAAGCGTATCGCGAAAACAGTGTCAGTAAAGAAGAGGATGCTTCTGCGTTAGAGTGGCGCACATGGCCTGTAGCTAAGCGCCTGGAACATGCCTTAGTCAAAGGCATCACCGAATTTATTGTGCAAGATACCGAAGAGGCGCGTCAGCAAGCCAGTAAACCACTTGAAGTGATTGAAGGGCCACTGATGGATGGGATGAACGTGGTCGGTGACTTGTTCGGCGAAGGGAAAATGTTCCTGCCGCAAGTCGTGAAATCCGCGCGCGTCATGAAACAAGCCGTTGCGTATCTTGAGCCTTTTATTAATGCGCAAAAAAGTGGTAGCACTTCAAACGGTAAGATTTTGCTGGCGACCGTAAAAGGCGATGTGCATGACATTGGTAAGAACATTGTTGGCGTCGTGCTGCAGTGTAATAACTTCGAGATCATTGATCTTGGCGTGATGGTGCCTTGTGAGCAGATCCTCAAAGTCGCGCGCGAGCAAAATGTCGATATCATCGGTCTCTCTGGGCTTATCACGCCATCTTTGGATGAGATGGTGCACGTGGCGAAAGAGATGGAGCGACAAGGATTTGATCTGCCACTCTTGATTGGTGGGGCAACGACGTCTAAAGCGCATACTGCGGTGAAGATCGAGCAGAATTATCATGCGCCTGTGGTGTACGTGAATAATGCGTCGCGCGCGGTGGGGGTGTGTACTTCACTACTGTCTGATGAACTGCGTCCTGGGTTTATCGAACGTTTGGATCTCGATTACGAGCGTACGCGTGATCAACATGCTCGTAAAACCCCCAAATCTCGTCCTGTGACCTTAGAGCAGGCACGAGCCAATAAAGCTGCGATCGATTGGATGAGTTATACGCCACCTGTTCCTGCGAAACCGGGTGTGCATGTGTTTGAAAACATTGCGTTGGCAACTCTGCGTCCTTATATCGACTGGACGCCTTTCTTTATGACGTGGTCGCTCATGGGCAAATACCCTGCCATTTTGGAGCATGAAGAGGTTGGTGAAGAGGCCAAACGTCTGTTTCATGATGCCAATGCCTTACTTGATAAAGTAGAGCGAGAAGGACTACTGAAAGCCAGTGGTATGTGTGCACTGTTTCCAGCAGCCAGCGTGGGCGATGACATTGAGGTGTACAGTGATGAATCGCGTACGCAAGTGGCGCATGTGTTGTATAACTTGCGTCAGCAGACTGAGAAACCGAAAGGGGCCAACTACTGTTTGTCAGACTATGTCGCTCCGAAAGAGAGCGGTAAGCGCGATTGGATTGGCGCGTTTGCGGTGACAGGTGGCATTGGTGAGCGAGCATTGGCCGATGCTTATAAAGCGCAAGGTGATGATTACAATGCGATCATGATCCAAGCGGTGGCCGATCGTTTGGCGGAAGCCTTTGCGGAATATCTGCATGAAAAAATGCGTAAAGAGATTTGGGGCTACGCGAGCGATGAAAATCTCTCAAATGATGAGCTGATCCGAGAGCGTTATCAGGGGATTCGACCAGCACCGGGTTATCCTGCCTGTCCAGAGCACACCGAAAAAGCGACCTTGTGGCAAATGCTGAATGTAGAAGAGACCATCGGCATGTCACTGACCACGAGTTATGCGATGTGGCCGGGCGCTTCGGTATCCGGTTGGTATTTCTCGCATCCTGATTCTCGCTATTTTGCGGTCGCGCAGATCCAGCAAGATCAGCTGCACAGCTACGCTGAGCGTAAAGGTTGGAGTTTGCAAGAAGCCGAAAAATGGCTAGCGCCGAACCTCGATGCTTAA
- a CDS encoding cation:proton antiporter, translating to MSVYYTLCFLSAAAMLIAFLNSKISKMQTTIAITAGSMMLSLLILIAGQNDWFHLTQIATETVTSINFENFLLKGILGFLLFAGGLGIKLPNLKDQKWEIAVLALGATLFSTFFIGFALYGFCQLIGIQFDLVYCLLFGALISPTDPIAVLAIVKKLKAPKRISTQIEGESLFNDGFGLVIFVTIFTIAFGHETPTIGSVTLLFIQEAIGGMVYGFLLGLVFHYLISATDDHSMELLLTIGIPTAGYVFADVIHVSGPLAMVVSGIMIGNWTRFIGFSKESEEHLDHFWELVDEFLNGVLFLLIGMSMLLFEFHQEDWILMAFAVPAVLCGRYLSVFVSYIGFKRYRTYNPWSIRILTWGGLRGGLALAMALSIPSGIMVIPEKLIDVKELILVMTYAVVVFSILVQGSTITPMIEKAKKTEKAMQAELNPKMEQPLTQQENHN from the coding sequence ATGTCCGTCTACTACACTTTGTGCTTCCTCTCTGCAGCAGCCATGTTGATCGCGTTTTTAAATAGCAAGATCAGCAAAATGCAGACTACTATCGCTATCACAGCAGGTTCTATGATGCTGTCTCTACTGATCTTGATCGCAGGCCAAAACGACTGGTTTCATCTCACTCAAATCGCAACAGAGACTGTCACCAGCATAAACTTTGAGAATTTCCTACTCAAAGGCATCCTGGGATTTCTACTGTTTGCAGGTGGTTTAGGTATCAAGCTACCCAATCTAAAAGATCAAAAATGGGAAATTGCGGTACTCGCTCTCGGCGCAACTTTATTTTCCACTTTCTTTATCGGTTTTGCACTGTACGGTTTCTGTCAGCTCATCGGAATCCAATTCGATCTCGTATATTGCTTGTTATTTGGAGCTCTCATTTCCCCTACCGACCCAATCGCGGTACTCGCAATTGTCAAAAAGCTAAAAGCACCGAAACGAATTTCAACACAAATTGAAGGGGAATCACTGTTCAATGATGGTTTCGGTCTAGTTATTTTCGTGACCATCTTTACCATCGCTTTCGGGCATGAAACACCTACGATTGGTAGTGTAACCCTACTCTTCATTCAAGAAGCCATTGGGGGCATGGTCTATGGATTCTTACTAGGATTAGTCTTCCATTACTTAATTTCAGCAACCGATGACCACTCGATGGAGCTACTCCTCACTATCGGCATACCAACGGCGGGATATGTATTTGCCGATGTTATCCATGTATCAGGTCCATTAGCGATGGTGGTATCGGGCATCATGATTGGTAACTGGACTCGTTTTATTGGCTTCTCAAAAGAGAGTGAAGAGCATCTCGATCACTTCTGGGAATTGGTCGATGAGTTCCTAAACGGCGTACTCTTCCTATTGATCGGCATGTCGATGTTGCTGTTTGAATTCCACCAAGAAGACTGGATTTTAATGGCATTCGCTGTACCTGCCGTTCTATGTGGCCGTTATCTGAGTGTGTTTGTCTCTTATATTGGATTTAAACGCTACCGTACCTATAACCCTTGGTCGATTCGCATTTTGACTTGGGGCGGATTGCGTGGCGGCTTAGCCTTAGCAATGGCACTTTCTATCCCTTCAGGAATCATGGTCATCCCAGAGAAGCTGATCGATGTTAAAGAGCTGATTCTCGTAATGACCTATGCTGTGGTTGTTTTTTCAATTCTAGTACAAGGCTCAACCATTACTCCGATGATTGAAAAAGCGAAAAAAACCGAAAAAGCAATGCAAGCAGAGCTCAACCCCAAAATGGAACAACCTCTGACTCAACAAGAGAATCACAACTAG